A single region of the Candidatus Methylomirabilota bacterium genome encodes:
- a CDS encoding transposase — MPGAVITMQTFGDFLGFNPHCHILCTDGCFNGKGMFRGDGVTH; from the coding sequence GTGCCCGGGGCTGTTATCACCATGCAGACCTTTGGGGACTTCTTAGGATTTAACCCCCACTGTCACATCCTCTGTACAGATGGGTGTTTTAACGGCAAGGGCATGTTCAGAGGAGATGGGGTCACTCATTAG
- a CDS encoding HEAT repeat domain-containing protein, translating into MKPGSLFTLPLLLTVSLALLPTLSPAAERLEPPEAKAQPAQLARGIQFADDSLTVKVTDMPLTELLQEIARQSGLTLVLPGSLQDRISVEFHQLPLKEGLRRILRHQNFALEYAEQAPEQGQSTAPRPTKLWILSRGDAGHPGQPTAGEHPRAPSSRRDEVEDSPVLEEALLSDDAGEREEAVKALGASGGPEAVGPLSLALADEDEDVREAAIAALADLGGEAAAEALAAALEDQDRRLRNRAVEALQDIGGEAAAEALGTALHDEDGRVRQAAVEALEEIGGEAAAQTLAIALRDQDASLREAAVEALGEIGGQSAMLLVRQALADPDESVRDTAADTLEQLRRQIR; encoded by the coding sequence CTCGCCCTTCTGCCGACTCTGAGCCCCGCCGCGGAGAGGCTTGAGCCCCCCGAGGCCAAGGCCCAGCCAGCACAGCTGGCTCGAGGTATCCAGTTCGCCGATGATTCCCTGACCGTGAAGGTCACCGATATGCCGCTGACCGAGCTGCTTCAGGAGATCGCCCGCCAGAGCGGCCTCACCCTGGTGCTGCCCGGCTCACTCCAGGATCGGATCAGCGTAGAGTTTCACCAGCTCCCCCTAAAAGAAGGACTGCGGCGGATCCTGCGCCATCAGAACTTCGCCCTCGAGTATGCGGAACAAGCCCCTGAACAGGGTCAGTCGACCGCGCCGCGCCCGACGAAGCTCTGGATTCTCTCCCGGGGAGACGCAGGGCATCCTGGCCAACCCACGGCTGGTGAGCATCCGAGAGCTCCGTCCTCCCGGCGAGATGAGGTTGAAGACAGTCCTGTGTTGGAAGAGGCCCTGCTCAGTGACGATGCTGGGGAGCGAGAGGAGGCGGTAAAAGCCTTAGGAGCAAGCGGGGGCCCCGAGGCGGTGGGGCCCTTGAGCCTGGCCTTGGCCGATGAGGATGAGGATGTGCGGGAAGCCGCGATTGCGGCTCTCGCCGACCTCGGCGGGGAGGCTGCCGCCGAGGCCTTGGCCGCTGCGTTGGAAGATCAGGATCGTCGGCTACGGAATCGGGCGGTGGAGGCGCTTCAGGACATTGGCGGGGAGGCTGCCGCCGAGGCCTTGGGCACTGCGTTACACGACGAGGATGGCCGGGTGCGGCAGGCGGCGGTCGAAGCCCTCGAGGAGATCGGTGGGGAGGCTGCCGCCCAAACCTTGGCCATCGCGTTACGAGATCAGGATGCCTCACTGCGGGAAGCCGCGGTAGAAGCCCTCGGGGAGATCGGGGGGCAGAGTGCCATGCTCCTCGTACGGCAGGCCTTGGCCGACCCGGATGAATCCGTCCGCGACACCGCAGCCGACACGCTGGAACAGCTGAGACGCCAGATCCGCTGA